A single Oncorhynchus mykiss isolate Arlee chromosome 24, USDA_OmykA_1.1, whole genome shotgun sequence DNA region contains:
- the p2ry1 gene encoding P2Y purinoceptor 1, whose product MTTDLSLTSLLNVSDLHNVTRGGCSLTRTGFQFYYLPTVYILVFVTGLVGNSLAIWMFVCHMRPWSSISVYMFNLALADFCYVLSLPFLIFYYFNKTDWIFGDVLCRLQRFIFHVNLYGSILFLTCISVHRYTGVVHPLKSLGRLKKKNAVLTSTLVWVVVIASISPILYYSRTGQKRNATTCYDTTTEDELPGYFIYSMCLTVFGFCIPFLLILGCYGMIVKELICNDMNNAPLRRKSIHLVIIVLAVFAVSYLPFHVMKNLNMRARLYFQVPDMCAFNNCVYATYQVTRGLASLNSCVDPVLYFLAGDTFRRKLSRATKKQSKKGELPLQSKSEETALNSLPEYVKNGDGQL is encoded by the coding sequence ATGACGACAGATCTGAGCCTGACGTCCCTCCTGAATGTGTCTGATCTCCACAACGTGACGCGGGGAGGATGTTCCTTGACCAGAACAGGCTTCCAGTTCTACTATCTGCCCACCGTGTACATCCTGGTGTTCGTCACCGGCCTGGTGGGGAACAGTCTGGCCATCTGGATGTTTGTCTGCCACATGAGACCCTGGAGCAGTATCTCCGTGTACATGTTTAACCTGGCCCTGGCCGACTTCTGCTACGTCCTCTCCTTGCCCTTCCTCATCTTCTACTACTTTAATAAGACCGACTGGATATTCGGGGACGTTCTCTGCCGACTGCAGAGGTTTATATTCCACGTCAATCTGTACGGCAGCATCCTGTTcctgacctgtatcagtgtcCACAGGTACACAGGAGTGGTCCACCCGCTCAAGTCTCTGGGAAGGCTCAAGAAGAAGAACGCCGTGCTGACCAGCACCCTGGTCTGGGTCGTGGTCATAGCAAGTATCTCTCCCATCCTCTACTACTCTAGGACAGGGCAGAAACGGAACGCCACCACGTGCTACGACACGACCACGGAGGATGAGCTGCCGGGTTACTTTATCTACAGCATGTGTTTGACCGTGTTCGGCTTCTGCATCCCCTTCCTTCTCATCCTGGGTTGCTATGGGATGATCGTCAAGGAGCTGATCTGTAACGACATGAACAACGCCCCGTTACGGCGTAAGTCCATCCACCTGGTGATTATCGTGCTGGCCGTGTTCGCTGTGTCCTACCTGCCCTTTCACGTGATGAAGAACCTGAACATGCGAGCCAGGCTGTACTTCCAGGTCCCGGACATGTGTGCCTTCAATAACTGCGTGTACGCCACCTACCAGGTGACGCGGGGGCTGGCCAGCCTCAACAGCTGTGTAGACCCGGTCCTCTACTTCCTGGCTGGGGACACGTTCAGGAGGAAGTTGTCCAGAGCTACTAAAAAACAATCCAAGAAGGGGGAGCTCCCACTGCAGTCCAAGAGTGAAGAGACGGCGCTCAACAGCCTGCCGGAGTATGTCAAGAACGGGGATGGGCAGCTTTGA